One region of Micromonospora ureilytica genomic DNA includes:
- a CDS encoding O-acetyl-ADP-ribose deacetylase, whose amino-acid sequence MEITLVEGDITAQRVDAVVNAANSSLLGGGGVDGAIHRRGGPAILAECRALRASRYGKGLPTGQAVATTAGELPARWVIHTVGPVWSANEDRSALLRDCYANSLRVADELGAGTVAFPLISAGIYGWPVDDAVGQALAVLRSASPAAVNETRLVLFGPDTYATARQVIGEPPSP is encoded by the coding sequence ATGGAGATCACCCTTGTCGAGGGGGACATCACCGCCCAGCGGGTGGACGCCGTCGTGAACGCCGCGAACTCGTCCCTGCTCGGCGGCGGTGGGGTCGACGGTGCCATCCACCGGCGCGGCGGGCCAGCGATCCTGGCCGAGTGCCGGGCGCTGCGGGCGTCCCGCTACGGCAAGGGCCTGCCCACCGGCCAGGCGGTGGCGACCACCGCCGGGGAGCTGCCGGCGCGCTGGGTGATCCACACAGTCGGGCCGGTCTGGTCGGCCAACGAGGACCGGTCGGCGCTGCTGCGCGACTGCTACGCCAACAGCCTCCGGGTGGCCGACGAGCTGGGCGCTGGCACCGTGGCCTTCCCTCTGATCTCGGCCGGCATCTACGGCTGGCCGGTCGACGACGCGGTCGGTCAGGCGCTGGCGGTGCTGCGATCGGCGAGCCCGGCCGCGGTCAACGAGACGCGCCTGGTGCTCTTCGGCCCCGACACCTATGCCACCGCACGCCAGGTGATCGGGGAGCCGCCCTCCCCGTGA